One Nonomuraea africana DNA segment encodes these proteins:
- a CDS encoding ImmA/IrrE family metallo-endopeptidase has translation MKTLSREIRKTVEQTKAAHKIVKDARRKHAKAVQLRNLGALVLVMRHDRKIQPTMRLAAIGRDAWQAMLTDASIPSTLPQWSPEHAVKVIEKAVADIAAIGVEEQQAREDRVRGVLALSQATVDGEKLTNVDVGELTELGKVMVGKDLKHAEEWGFTEPGAGNNTSESAGMVPVAVMAERLGVSHKRVLDRMEYARENSLGVPRTSTAASRVLLVDEEEFAAWWVQHRFHWLAAKDLAERWGVPYEAVKERLRTAKAKGTDPVSTNFGRRIFYEPASADEWGTQYGYAPRS, from the coding sequence GTGAAGACCTTGAGCAGAGAGATCCGCAAGACCGTCGAGCAGACCAAAGCCGCCCACAAGATCGTCAAGGATGCCCGCAGGAAGCACGCCAAAGCCGTCCAACTGAGGAATCTCGGCGCGCTCGTCCTCGTCATGCGGCACGACCGCAAGATCCAGCCGACAATGAGACTGGCAGCCATCGGCCGCGACGCGTGGCAGGCCATGCTGACCGACGCGTCCATCCCTAGCACGCTGCCCCAGTGGTCACCCGAGCACGCCGTCAAGGTCATTGAGAAGGCGGTCGCCGACATCGCCGCCATCGGCGTCGAGGAGCAGCAGGCCCGAGAGGACCGCGTCCGCGGCGTCCTCGCGCTCTCCCAGGCCACGGTCGACGGCGAGAAGCTGACCAACGTCGACGTCGGCGAGCTGACCGAGCTCGGCAAGGTCATGGTGGGCAAGGATCTCAAGCACGCGGAGGAGTGGGGCTTCACCGAGCCTGGCGCCGGCAACAACACGTCGGAGTCCGCGGGCATGGTGCCGGTTGCGGTCATGGCCGAGCGGTTGGGCGTCAGCCACAAGCGCGTCCTGGACCGGATGGAGTACGCGCGGGAGAACAGTCTCGGAGTGCCGCGCACCTCGACTGCGGCCAGCCGGGTGCTGCTCGTCGACGAGGAGGAGTTCGCGGCCTGGTGGGTGCAGCACCGCTTCCACTGGCTGGCGGCCAAGGACCTGGCCGAGCGGTGGGGTGTGCCGTACGAGGCGGTCAAGGAGCGGCTGCGCACAGCCAAGGCCAAGGGGACGGATCCTGTGTCGACGAACTTTGGCCGGCGCATCTTCTACGAGCCCGCCTCAGCAGACGAGTGGGGCACCCAGTACGGGTACGCGCCTCGCAGCTAG